A region from the Isachenkonia alkalipeptolytica genome encodes:
- a CDS encoding phage shock protein B has translation MPTSTFQFLSILLVLFMLITPVIVVYLVLNYFGKKKGIKNDSVEEEYLINKVLELEERIQYLEELQTPKSFEETFEEYES, from the coding sequence ATGCCTACGTCGACGTTTCAATTCCTTAGTATTTTATTAGTCCTCTTTATGCTGATCACTCCGGTGATTGTGGTATACCTGGTACTAAATTATTTCGGGAAAAAAAAGGGAATCAAAAATGATTCCGTGGAAGAAGAATACTTAATCAACAAAGTTCTGGAGTTGGAAGAGCGAATCCAATACTTAGAAGAGTTGCAAACGCCTAAAAGCTTTGAAGAAACCTTTGAGGAGTATGAATCATAG
- the trpS gene encoding tryptophan--tRNA ligase, which translates to MNKQKQKVIFSGAQPTGSLTLGNYIGAVSNWKKLQEEYDSFFSIVDLHSLTVRQDPKEFYKTSLSFFAQYLAAGLDPEKNTIFFQSQVKEHSELAWILSCNTYLGELNRMTQFKEKSEKHKNNINAGLFTYPVLQAADILLYDTHLVPVGEDQKQHLELSRDIALRFNNHYGETFEVPEVFIPKAGARIMSLQEPEKKMSKSDENQQGTIFLMDEDKVIEKKIKRAVTDSENEINYREEQPGVKNLINIYATMEGISIEAAMAHFEGEGYGKLKKDVAEVTVAHLQPFKEEYRRYMENPDHLLKVSKRGAEKARERSEKTMERVKDRLGLIR; encoded by the coding sequence ATGAACAAGCAGAAACAAAAAGTGATCTTTAGCGGAGCCCAGCCCACGGGAAGTTTAACCTTGGGAAATTATATCGGAGCCGTGAGCAATTGGAAAAAGCTGCAGGAGGAATATGATTCTTTTTTTTCCATAGTGGACTTACATTCCTTAACGGTTCGTCAGGATCCCAAGGAATTTTACAAAACCTCCTTATCCTTTTTTGCTCAGTACCTAGCAGCGGGATTGGATCCGGAAAAAAACACCATATTTTTTCAATCCCAGGTGAAAGAACACTCGGAACTGGCCTGGATTTTAAGCTGCAACACCTATTTAGGTGAACTGAATCGAATGACCCAGTTTAAGGAAAAATCGGAAAAACATAAAAACAATATCAATGCCGGTTTGTTTACCTACCCCGTATTACAGGCGGCGGATATTTTATTATACGATACCCATCTGGTTCCCGTAGGGGAAGATCAAAAGCAGCATCTGGAACTGTCCCGGGATATTGCTCTGCGCTTTAACAATCACTACGGAGAGACCTTTGAAGTCCCCGAGGTATTTATTCCCAAGGCCGGGGCTAGAATTATGAGCTTGCAGGAACCGGAGAAAAAAATGTCCAAATCCGATGAAAATCAACAGGGAACCATCTTTTTAATGGATGAGGACAAGGTGATTGAGAAGAAAATTAAACGGGCAGTTACCGACAGTGAAAATGAAATCAACTACCGGGAGGAACAGCCCGGGGTGAAGAATCTGATCAACATCTATGCTACTATGGAAGGGATTTCCATCGAGGCCGCCATGGCTCACTTTGAGGGGGAAGGCTACGGCAAGCTGAAAAAGGATGTGGCGGAGGTTACCGTAGCCCATCTGCAGCCTTTTAAAGAAGAATACCGAAGATATATGGAAAACCCTGACCATTTGTTAAAGGTATCCAAACGGGGGGCAGAGAAGGCCCGGGAGCGTTCGGAGAAGACCATGGAGCGGGTAAAGGACCGTTTAGGATTGATTCGATAG
- a CDS encoding DegV family protein has translation MSNITIVTDSTAYIPSSYLENEKIHRVPLYINFEGETNPEGLPGEFDDFYNRLENSKSFPSTSQPSTGDFIKIFEKIFEKNPEREIIVLTLSSKLSGTYNSACSAAEMVAPGKISVVDSLSAVANLHHLVKITKQLIEEEHTREDIVKTIEAQKKRAKVYVTVGSLSFLKKGGRLSGSQAALGSVLNIKPIITLENGILYSIDKVRGKKKALNKMVSMIIEQPTHLSICHINAEDEAEGLRQKLQEKHPELTVGIEIIGPVIGAHLGPKAIGFCYLY, from the coding sequence ATGAGCAATATTACGATAGTGACCGACAGTACCGCCTATATCCCCTCTTCCTACCTGGAAAACGAGAAAATTCACCGGGTCCCCTTATACATAAATTTCGAGGGGGAAACGAACCCTGAGGGCCTGCCAGGAGAATTTGATGACTTTTACAATCGGCTGGAAAACTCCAAAAGTTTCCCTTCCACCTCCCAACCCTCCACCGGGGATTTTATCAAAATCTTTGAGAAGATCTTCGAGAAAAATCCCGAGAGAGAAATCATTGTGCTGACTCTTTCTTCAAAGCTTAGCGGCACCTATAACAGTGCCTGTTCCGCGGCGGAAATGGTGGCGCCGGGCAAAATTTCCGTGGTTGATTCCCTCTCCGCCGTGGCAAATCTTCATCATCTCGTGAAAATTACGAAACAGTTGATTGAGGAAGAGCATACTCGGGAGGATATTGTAAAAACCATCGAAGCGCAAAAAAAACGGGCGAAAGTTTATGTCACCGTAGGCTCCTTGAGTTTCCTAAAAAAAGGCGGCCGCCTATCCGGTTCTCAAGCCGCCCTGGGATCGGTTTTAAACATCAAACCGATTATCACCTTGGAAAATGGCATCCTGTATTCCATTGATAAGGTTCGGGGAAAGAAAAAGGCCTTGAATAAAATGGTTTCTATGATCATTGAACAACCCACTCATTTGTCGATCTGTCATATCAATGCGGAGGATGAGGCGGAGGGCCTTAGGCAAAAGCTTCAGGAAAAACATCCGGAACTAACCGTGGGGATTGAAATCATCGGCCCGGTAATCGGGGCCCATTTGGGTCCGAAAGCCATCGGCTTTTGCTATCTTTATTAA
- a CDS encoding pyridoxal-phosphate dependent enzyme, which yields MEEYLIKSRVGKTPLVRAERLEQELGLSKIYLKLEGNNPSGHREDRLAYLLIRDALAVGKTTLCLGVFGVLAKSLAYLSQYYDVNCVFVLPQRSKTKESKLLKYPNIEVIRHGKNHYESIQKSEELSKENHWYNVNPGLENNVLNMTALSYISDELDAQVKGELTSIFTQMSYGYLLTGIHLGFRQLWVKEQIEKLPMLYSCTTNQGNQIYESYKKNSSKILPLSREGFKITKYNKHLIGFQSSTAQEALDAVYDTGGKITGITDEELLHYTEKFRKLENIKLDVANGYAVAGFMKEAEAGNVKEGNHVILLNDGRANLEVREINRSEKLLSDEKIVSLVGEWLMEFGDPADEIQNALDNAYDKGFVIVAFHNKQVAGISIIVNFGFDKFATKYHLAYIATRKNTKGRGIATEILHKAIQLTEGNLSLHVENYNKRAIKLYEKMGFENCYSRMIYTASEE from the coding sequence ATGGAGGAATATTTAATTAAAAGCCGTGTAGGGAAAACCCCCTTGGTTCGAGCGGAACGCTTGGAACAGGAACTTGGCCTATCAAAAATATACTTAAAGCTGGAAGGAAACAACCCTTCGGGACATCGGGAGGACCGCCTGGCCTACCTTTTGATTCGGGATGCCCTGGCCGTAGGAAAAACCACCCTTTGCCTGGGAGTCTTCGGGGTATTGGCAAAATCCCTGGCCTATTTATCCCAATACTATGATGTTAACTGTGTTTTTGTTCTTCCCCAGCGAAGCAAAACCAAGGAAAGTAAGCTGTTAAAATACCCCAATATCGAAGTGATCCGCCATGGAAAAAACCACTACGAATCCATTCAAAAAAGCGAGGAGCTTTCCAAAGAAAACCATTGGTACAACGTAAACCCGGGACTGGAGAACAACGTACTGAATATGACCGCCCTTTCCTATATTTCCGATGAACTGGACGCCCAGGTTAAGGGAGAGCTTACCAGTATTTTTACCCAAATGAGTTACGGATACCTTCTGACCGGTATCCATTTAGGCTTTCGACAACTGTGGGTAAAGGAACAGATTGAAAAACTTCCCATGCTTTACAGCTGCACCACCAATCAAGGAAACCAGATTTATGAATCCTACAAGAAAAACAGTTCCAAAATTCTTCCCTTAAGCAGAGAGGGCTTTAAAATCACCAAGTACAATAAGCACTTAATCGGCTTCCAAAGCTCTACCGCCCAGGAAGCCTTAGATGCGGTATATGATACCGGAGGCAAGATCACGGGCATCACTGATGAAGAACTCTTACATTATACGGAGAAATTCCGAAAACTGGAAAACATTAAGCTGGATGTTGCCAACGGCTACGCCGTGGCAGGCTTTATGAAGGAAGCGGAAGCCGGAAACGTCAAGGAAGGGAATCATGTTATCCTTCTCAACGACGGCCGGGCGAACTTAGAAGTTCGGGAAATTAATCGATCGGAAAAATTATTATCCGATGAAAAAATCGTATCCCTGGTGGGGGAATGGTTAATGGAGTTCGGAGATCCCGCCGATGAGATACAAAACGCCCTGGATAATGCCTATGACAAAGGTTTTGTGATAGTCGCCTTCCATAACAAACAAGTGGCAGGAATCTCCATCATCGTCAATTTCGGATTTGATAAGTTTGCGACGAAATACCACCTGGCCTACATTGCCACCCGGAAAAACACCAAAGGCCGGGGCATCGCCACGGAAATCCTTCATAAGGCGATTCAATTAACCGAAGGGAACCTTTCCCTCCATGTGGAGAATTACAACAAGCGGGCCATCAAACTCTACGAGAAAATGGGCTTTGAAAACTGCTACAGCCGTATGATTTACACGGCGTCGGAGGAGTAA
- a CDS encoding DUF881 domain-containing protein, translating to MKEYKWIVMIIFTLTGLSIGLLFSIEDPSAAEVTPEEVVYEQEIEELASINENLRQRIHKVQEDVETLEVDLPAENPALTTLRQEIKTFEMLAGRPDVRGPGVEIILSSSNDENIAMIVDHKKYLVNLVNELRVFGGEAFEINGHRIVDRTEITLAGNHINVNSTPIAPPYEVQSIGNPGELKQYVEYGTFIFEMMEEDGVVAEINFHDEMVIEGFRGEKTFRYFEVVE from the coding sequence GTGAAAGAATATAAATGGATTGTTATGATCATTTTTACCTTGACGGGACTTTCCATCGGCTTACTATTCTCCATTGAAGATCCCTCGGCTGCAGAAGTAACCCCGGAGGAAGTAGTTTATGAGCAGGAGATCGAAGAATTGGCATCGATTAATGAAAACCTTCGTCAGCGGATCCATAAGGTCCAGGAAGACGTGGAAACCCTGGAGGTGGATCTGCCGGCGGAGAACCCGGCCCTCACCACTTTAAGACAGGAAATCAAAACCTTTGAAATGCTGGCGGGAAGGCCGGACGTCAGAGGGCCGGGGGTTGAAATCATCCTCAGCAGCAGTAATGACGAAAATATCGCCATGATTGTGGATCACAAAAAATATTTGGTCAACCTGGTCAATGAGCTTCGGGTTTTCGGCGGAGAAGCCTTTGAAATTAACGGGCATCGCATTGTGGACCGGACAGAGATAACCCTGGCTGGAAATCACATCAATGTAAACAGCACTCCCATCGCCCCTCCCTATGAGGTGCAAAGCATAGGGAACCCGGGAGAATTAAAGCAGTATGTGGAGTACGGCACCTTTATTTTTGAGATGATGGAAGAAGACGGAGTAGTTGCGGAAATCAATTTTCATGATGAAATGGTTATTGAAGGATTCCGAGGAGAAAAGACCTTCCGATATTTTGAAGTGGTGGAGTAA
- the selD gene encoding selenide, water dikinase SelD translates to MNKEKEEIRLTQLTKSSGUAGKIGPDVLAEVLKHLPKVEDPRLLVGLDTSDDAAVYQLNDELALIQTLDFFTPVVDDPYTYGQIAAANALSDVYAMGGTPTVAMNIVCFPNCLDPSVLKDILLGGADKVKESGALLVGGHSVEDEEPKYGLSVSGMVHPTKVLANNTAKPGDILILTKPLGLGILNTAIKAEMTTKTQYRDAVHTMTTLNKYAVEALKAVEIHACTDITGFGIIGHGKELAEGSGVSVEFYSDQMPVIEGAEDLAKMGIIPGGMYTNRKYMENAVENHSENEAMLDIMYDPQTSGGLLIAISEEDREKALKALATMGKTAFSEVGRVVEKKEKAIYIY, encoded by the coding sequence ATGAATAAGGAAAAAGAGGAAATCCGTTTAACCCAATTAACCAAGAGTTCCGGGTGAGCGGGGAAAATCGGGCCGGATGTTCTGGCCGAGGTATTAAAGCATCTGCCGAAGGTGGAGGATCCCAGACTCCTGGTGGGACTGGACACCTCCGATGACGCGGCGGTGTATCAGTTAAACGACGAGCTGGCATTGATCCAAACCCTGGATTTTTTCACCCCCGTAGTGGACGATCCCTACACCTACGGACAAATCGCTGCAGCCAATGCGCTCAGTGATGTTTACGCCATGGGGGGAACGCCCACGGTGGCCATGAATATTGTTTGTTTCCCCAACTGCCTGGACCCTTCGGTGTTGAAGGATATTCTGTTGGGAGGAGCGGATAAAGTAAAGGAATCGGGAGCTCTGTTAGTCGGAGGACATTCCGTGGAGGATGAGGAGCCGAAGTACGGACTTTCCGTCAGCGGTATGGTTCATCCTACAAAAGTTTTGGCTAACAACACCGCAAAGCCCGGAGATATTCTGATTCTTACCAAACCCTTGGGGCTGGGGATTCTCAATACCGCCATCAAAGCGGAAATGACAACGAAGACCCAGTACCGGGACGCGGTTCATACCATGACCACGTTAAACAAATATGCGGTGGAAGCCCTGAAAGCCGTGGAAATTCATGCCTGCACCGATATCACGGGATTCGGCATCATCGGTCATGGAAAAGAATTAGCCGAGGGCAGCGGAGTATCCGTAGAGTTTTACAGTGACCAAATGCCGGTGATTGAAGGGGCAGAGGACTTGGCGAAAATGGGAATTATTCCCGGTGGTATGTATACCAATCGAAAATACATGGAAAATGCTGTGGAGAACCACAGTGAAAACGAGGCCATGCTGGATATTATGTACGACCCTCAAACCAGCGGCGGACTGTTAATTGCCATTTCCGAAGAAGATCGGGAAAAAGCTCTAAAAGCCCTGGCTACCATGGGAAAAACCGCCTTTTCGGAAGTGGGAAGGGTTGTGGAGAAAAAAGAAAAAGCGATCTATATTTATTAG
- the mgtE gene encoding magnesium transporter yields MTVERYDSLLEELIEALDAKDKNKLKELFDELHSYDKAQFLMDLTPKQREMFRHFSDEELAEILEELDYEDQKVLIEELGFQRTAGILEEMSSDDAVDLLGELEEEEKLEIFQLMDDKEEIDIKKLMQYPEDTAGGLMTNEFITIPDTFTTEDTLKRIRKIAPDAETAYYIYVVDEKKNLRGVLSLRELIISPPDTKVEEIMFERVVSVPAEMDQEEVASIMEKYDFLALPVVQENKVMGIITIDDVVDVLQDEASEDIYRLGGFSGSDQDFKEASTSIFKSAQRRIPWLVLLLFLGLLAGNIIDQFEDTLESVAILAVFIPMIADMAGNTGTQSLAVVVRGLTLGEYEEEGVFPVIRREAGAGIIIGIVNGLLISVIATFWQGNPMLGVVIGLSLLITLFVATLSGTIIPLIMNKLNIDPAVASGPFITTINDMIGLTIYFSIATYFMEHLV; encoded by the coding sequence ATGACCGTAGAGCGATACGACAGTTTGTTGGAAGAACTGATCGAAGCCTTGGATGCCAAGGATAAAAATAAATTGAAGGAACTCTTTGATGAGCTGCACTCCTATGACAAGGCGCAGTTTTTAATGGATCTGACCCCGAAACAACGGGAGATGTTTCGTCATTTTTCCGATGAAGAACTGGCGGAAATACTAGAGGAACTGGATTATGAAGATCAAAAAGTGCTGATTGAGGAGTTGGGCTTTCAACGAACCGCCGGAATTTTGGAAGAAATGTCCTCCGATGATGCGGTGGATTTACTGGGGGAATTAGAGGAAGAGGAAAAACTGGAAATATTCCAGTTAATGGATGACAAAGAAGAGATTGATATCAAGAAGCTGATGCAGTATCCGGAGGATACCGCCGGGGGACTGATGACCAATGAGTTTATTACCATTCCTGATACCTTCACTACGGAGGATACCCTGAAAAGAATCCGTAAAATTGCACCCGATGCGGAGACGGCCTACTATATTTACGTGGTAGATGAAAAGAAAAATCTTCGAGGGGTACTGTCCCTTCGAGAACTGATCATTTCCCCACCGGATACTAAAGTGGAGGAGATCATGTTTGAACGGGTGGTTTCCGTGCCGGCGGAGATGGATCAGGAGGAAGTGGCGAGTATTATGGAAAAATACGACTTTCTCGCCCTTCCGGTGGTACAGGAAAACAAAGTGATGGGAATTATCACCATCGATGATGTGGTGGATGTACTCCAGGATGAAGCCTCGGAGGATATCTACAGGCTCGGTGGTTTCTCCGGTAGCGATCAGGATTTTAAAGAGGCCAGCACCAGTATTTTCAAATCCGCCCAACGACGGATTCCTTGGCTGGTATTACTGTTGTTTCTTGGATTGTTGGCGGGAAATATCATCGATCAGTTTGAGGATACCCTAGAGAGTGTTGCCATACTCGCGGTGTTCATTCCAATGATCGCCGATATGGCAGGGAATACGGGAACCCAGTCCCTAGCCGTCGTGGTACGGGGGCTGACCCTGGGAGAGTATGAAGAGGAAGGGGTATTCCCGGTAATACGAAGAGAAGCCGGAGCCGGGATCATCATCGGCATCGTAAACGGACTGTTAATCAGTGTCATCGCTACATTCTGGCAAGGCAACCCCATGTTAGGGGTGGTAATCGGACTGTCTTTGTTGATCACTTTATTTGTGGCTACCTTATCCGGTACCATTATCCCGTTGATTATGAACAAACTGAACATTGACCCTGCTGTAGCTTCGGGACCCTTTATCACCACCATCAATGATATGATCGGCCTGACAATTTACTTTAGCATCGCTACTTATTTTATGGAACATTTAGTATGA
- a CDS encoding MATE family efflux transporter produces the protein MKKALTGNYNLGSDPILPLIFKLSIPGIISMSVQAFYNVVDSFFVARVSEEALAALSIAFPFHIILIAIAVGTGIGTNSLISRLLGSGDHKRAVLTAEHVLVISGIYGVIMALAGFFLAGPLVGNFSDNPEIVAYATEYVQVILIGSVALFFSLITSDILRGQGNTFAPMMAMLLGAVVNILLDPFLIFGIGFFPRLEVLGAALATVFSKTLSALFILWIMFKGNNEVQPRFENFSFDPYILKKIYQVGLPAMTMQMLASVMLSGMNLIVANINELALAVNGVYFRLQSFVFMPVFGVTQGYIPIMGYNYGHRNPSRMIETLKYGVLITFFITGGGFLLFQFFPRQLMGVFVTDPELMEIGVSALRTISIGFPVIGPAIIGSTTFQALGKGLPSLTLSFMRQILLLLPFAYFLSLTGEVNNVWYAFPLSEGIAFVFMVIWLTLTFRSEIKKIRTENK, from the coding sequence ATGAAAAAAGCCCTTACCGGAAACTATAACCTGGGATCGGATCCCATTTTACCTTTGATTTTTAAATTATCCATACCGGGAATTATCTCTATGTCCGTACAAGCCTTTTACAACGTGGTGGATTCCTTTTTCGTGGCAAGAGTCAGCGAAGAAGCCCTGGCTGCTCTTTCCATCGCTTTTCCCTTTCATATTATACTGATCGCTATTGCTGTGGGAACGGGTATTGGTACCAATTCGTTGATTTCCAGACTCTTAGGCTCCGGGGATCATAAGCGGGCGGTTCTTACCGCAGAACATGTACTGGTGATCTCCGGTATTTACGGCGTCATCATGGCTTTGGCAGGGTTTTTCCTTGCGGGCCCCTTAGTAGGGAATTTCTCCGACAATCCGGAAATCGTGGCCTATGCCACGGAGTATGTCCAAGTGATTCTGATCGGTTCCGTGGCTCTGTTTTTTTCCTTAATCACCAGTGACATTCTTCGGGGACAGGGAAACACCTTTGCTCCCATGATGGCCATGCTGCTGGGGGCTGTGGTCAATATTCTATTGGATCCCTTCTTGATCTTCGGCATCGGCTTTTTTCCCAGACTGGAAGTGTTAGGGGCTGCCCTTGCCACAGTTTTTTCCAAAACCCTCAGCGCACTGTTTATTCTTTGGATTATGTTTAAGGGAAACAATGAGGTTCAGCCTCGATTCGAAAATTTCTCCTTTGACCCCTATATTTTGAAAAAAATCTACCAGGTGGGACTTCCCGCCATGACCATGCAAATGCTGGCATCCGTTATGCTTTCGGGCATGAACCTGATCGTCGCCAATATTAATGAGCTGGCCCTGGCGGTAAACGGGGTGTACTTTCGCCTTCAGTCCTTCGTCTTTATGCCGGTCTTTGGGGTGACCCAGGGTTATATTCCCATTATGGGGTATAACTATGGACACCGGAACCCTTCCCGGATGATCGAAACCCTGAAATACGGGGTATTGATTACCTTTTTTATCACCGGCGGCGGATTTTTACTGTTTCAATTCTTTCCCCGTCAGTTAATGGGGGTTTTCGTCACGGATCCCGAACTGATGGAAATCGGGGTTTCCGCCCTTCGCACCATCAGTATCGGCTTTCCGGTAATCGGTCCCGCCATCATCGGATCTACTACCTTTCAGGCCCTGGGAAAAGGACTCCCCAGTTTGACCTTGTCCTTCATGCGGCAAATTCTGCTGTTGTTGCCCTTCGCCTACTTTCTGTCTTTAACCGGGGAAGTAAACAATGTCTGGTATGCCTTTCCCCTGTCCGAGGGAATCGCCTTTGTTTTTATGGTGATCTGGCTAACCCTTACTTTTCGAAGTGAAATTAAAAAAATCCGAACAGAAAATAAATAA
- the mgtE gene encoding magnesium transporter, translating into MSADKYQDLLEELIEALDRQDKPKVKELFDELHTYDKAQFLMDLTPEQREMFRHFSDENLAEILEELEYDEQRILIEELGLKRTAEILEEMSSDDAADLLGELEEKESAEIFALMDDQEEVDIRKLMQYEEDSAGGLMTDEFITIPDTYTAGDILNKLRNLAPKAETAYYLYVTDVHLNLRGVLSLRELIVAEPDTKVEDIMSERVVSVPAEMDQEEVAEIMEKYDFLALPVVKEEKIVGIITIDDVVDVLQEETSEDIYRLGGLSGSEAELRESSSSAFQSAKKRIPWLAGLLFVGIMAGTIIEQFEATLEAVAVLAVFIPMMTGMAGNTGTQSLTVVVRGLTLGEFEGKGIFQVIRREAGVGIFIGIANGIVITIIAMVWQGNPMLGAVIGMSLMITLFVATLAGTVIPLIMDKFKIDPAVASGPFITTVNDLIGLTIYFSIATYFMEQLM; encoded by the coding sequence ATGAGCGCAGATAAATACCAAGACCTGCTGGAGGAGCTGATCGAGGCCCTGGATCGACAGGATAAGCCGAAGGTCAAAGAATTATTCGATGAGCTTCATACCTATGACAAAGCCCAGTTTTTAATGGATCTAACACCGGAGCAGCGGGAGATGTTTCGTCATTTTTCCGATGAAAATCTGGCAGAGATCCTGGAAGAACTGGAGTATGACGAACAAAGAATTTTAATTGAAGAGTTGGGACTTAAAAGAACCGCAGAGATTCTAGAGGAAATGTCCAGCGATGATGCGGCGGACTTACTGGGAGAATTAGAGGAAAAAGAAAGCGCGGAAATCTTTGCTCTAATGGATGACCAGGAGGAAGTGGACATCCGTAAACTGATGCAATATGAAGAGGACAGTGCCGGAGGCTTGATGACCGATGAGTTTATTACGATTCCGGATACCTACACCGCCGGGGATATATTGAATAAACTTCGCAATTTGGCACCAAAGGCGGAAACCGCCTATTACTTATACGTCACCGATGTACATTTAAATCTTCGAGGGGTGCTTTCCCTTCGGGAACTGATCGTGGCGGAGCCGGATACCAAAGTAGAGGATATTATGTCGGAGCGGGTGGTTTCCGTACCGGCGGAAATGGACCAGGAGGAAGTGGCGGAGATTATGGAAAAGTATGACTTTCTTGCTCTTCCTGTGGTCAAGGAAGAAAAGATCGTTGGAATTATCACCATTGACGATGTGGTGGATGTCCTGCAGGAAGAAACTTCAGAAGATATATACCGACTGGGTGGACTCTCCGGTAGTGAGGCGGAGCTTCGGGAAAGCAGCAGCAGCGCTTTTCAATCCGCCAAAAAACGTATTCCCTGGCTGGCAGGATTGTTATTTGTGGGCATTATGGCAGGAACGATCATTGAACAGTTTGAGGCAACCTTAGAAGCGGTAGCCGTGCTGGCGGTATTTATTCCCATGATGACCGGTATGGCTGGAAACACCGGAACTCAGTCCTTAACCGTAGTGGTTCGGGGACTGACTTTAGGAGAGTTTGAAGGAAAAGGAATTTTCCAAGTGATTCGCCGGGAAGCCGGTGTAGGGATTTTTATCGGTATTGCCAATGGAATCGTGATCACCATTATTGCTATGGTTTGGCAGGGAAATCCCATGCTTGGCGCTGTTATCGGAATGTCTTTGATGATTACCTTATTCGTTGCAACCTTAGCGGGAACGGTGATTCCCCTGATTATGGATAAGTTTAAGATCGATCCCGCCGTGGCATCGGGACCGTTTATTACCACGGTCAATGACTTGATCGGACTGACGATTTACTTTTCCATTGCCACCTACTTTATGGAACAACTAATGTAA
- a CDS encoding selenium metabolism-associated LysR family transcriptional regulator encodes MDIKQLETFIAIAKHKSFSKAAESLFLTQPTVSNHIANLEKELDTNLINRSNRKISLTPSGEILYDYARSIISLKKDASLELSKFQGKMIGHIEIASSTIPEQYLLPEILYGFHREYPEITYNLAHFDSKEVVEGILKGSIDFGFVGAKSFHKQLEYLQLVEDEILLVTPNTEPFTSWPEEINLETALEHPYIFREEGSGSRKLVEEALQKQDIQLTSLHTVAYIENTEAIKQCVRRGLGLSFLSKYAITDELRYGLLKAIRIKEVNLFRHFYFVYHKNRTSSPLDREFQQFIKAHFRLS; translated from the coding sequence ATGGATATTAAACAGCTTGAAACCTTTATTGCCATTGCCAAACACAAAAGCTTTTCCAAGGCGGCGGAATCCCTATTCCTTACCCAGCCCACGGTCAGCAATCATATTGCCAATTTGGAAAAGGAACTGGATACCAATTTAATCAATCGGTCCAATCGAAAAATTTCCCTGACCCCCTCGGGGGAAATCCTCTATGATTATGCCCGGTCCATCATCAGCCTGAAAAAGGATGCCTCCCTGGAGCTCTCAAAGTTCCAGGGGAAAATGATCGGCCATATTGAAATTGCCAGCAGTACCATCCCCGAGCAGTACCTGCTACCGGAAATTCTCTACGGCTTTCACCGGGAATATCCGGAGATTACCTATAACCTGGCCCATTTCGATTCCAAGGAAGTGGTGGAAGGGATCCTGAAAGGATCCATCGACTTTGGTTTTGTGGGAGCCAAGAGCTTTCATAAACAGTTGGAATACCTGCAGCTTGTGGAGGATGAAATTTTACTGGTAACCCCCAACACCGAGCCCTTCACCTCCTGGCCGGAGGAAATAAACCTGGAAACCGCCCTGGAACACCCCTATATTTTCCGGGAGGAAGGCTCCGGTAGCCGGAAATTGGTGGAGGAAGCGTTGCAAAAACAGGATATTCAACTCACTTCCCTGCACACCGTTGCCTACATCGAAAATACGGAAGCGATTAAACAATGCGTTCGCCGGGGCCTGGGCCTATCCTTTTTATCAAAATACGCCATCACCGATGAACTCCGCTATGGTTTGTTGAAAGCCATTCGTATTAAAGAGGTGAATCTCTTCCGTCACTTTTATTTTGTATATCATAAAAACCGCACCTCTTCTCCCCTGGATCGGGAGTTTCAACAATTTATTAAAGCTCATTTCCGACTTTCCTAG